DNA sequence from the Antarctobacter heliothermus genome:
GCAGGCGACGTGGTTCAGGCGGAGGTCGCGGGTTTCGGTGAGGTTAAGGCGGCGCTGGTTCCGCGCTGAGCGGGGCGGCTGTTCGTGCCGCCTGAGATCCGGCGACGGCCCCGCCAAGGGAGGCGGTGGGCTGTTTGCCATGGGTCAGGGTTCGCCTTTGTCGGGAACCTGGATTGCAGGCCGCCTTGACTTGCGGCAACGGGCGTGGCGTGCGGTGAAATTTCGTGCAAACCGCGCCGGTTTTCCGGTTCCGGCCCGGGAATGCGGTCGTACCTGTTTTGCAGAGCGTGCCGCTGCCCTTCTGGTTGTCGTTTGTGTCATCGCGACAGGACAGGGCCAATGCACGGCGCATTTTTACGACAGGTCGGGACGGTTTTCGGAGCGCGGAGGGGCGGACTTGCCGGTCTGACCGGCGGTGACCCGATCTTGGCGGCGCTGCTCTGGCTGATCCCGGTCCTGATGCCCGCGCGGCGGCGGGGGGCGCGCCGATGAGCGATCTCCCCGTGACAGAGATGGATGCCACTGCGCTGCTAGCGGCCTATGCCGATGGTCGCATCGACCCGGTCGAGGTGACGCGTGCGCATATGGACCGGATCGCAGCAGAAAACGGCAGGCTGAACGCCTATAGTGCGGTGTCTGGCACGGCCTTGGACGAGGCGCGCAATGCAACGCAGAGGTTGGAGGCAGGTGGCGCGGCGGGGCCTTTGAACGGTGTGCCGGTGATCTTCAAGGACAACCTGTGCGCCGCCGGGATGCCCGCAGCATGGGGCAACGCGGAACTGGCCCAGCGCGCGGTCGAGCGTGACGAGGTGCCGGTGGCGGCGCTGCGTGCGGCGGGGGCGGTGATCCTTGGCAAGGGCAACACGCCGGAATTTGCAGTGGATGGCTATACTGACAACGCCACCTTTGGCCCGACGCGGCACCCGCTTGACCCGGCGCTGACGCCCGGAGGCTCATCCGGCGGGGTTGTCGCAGCGGTGGCCTCTGGCATGGCGGTGGCGGGGTTGGCGACCGATGGGGGCGGGTCCATCCGGCGGCCAGCGGGTTACACCGGGCTTTGGGGGCTGAAACCGGGGATCGGGGTGGTGCGACGCGGGGGCGGTTTGCCGCAAGTGCTGCTGGACCTTGAGGTGGTCGGGCCGATCACACGATCCGCCCGTGATCTGGAGCTGTTTCACCGGGTTCTGACGGGACAAGGGGCAAAAGCGCCGGGCAGTTGCCGCATTCTGGCGGTCGGGCTGCTGAGCGATGCACCCTGTGATCCGTTGATCCGTGA
Encoded proteins:
- a CDS encoding amidase, with product MSDLPVTEMDATALLAAYADGRIDPVEVTRAHMDRIAAENGRLNAYSAVSGTALDEARNATQRLEAGGAAGPLNGVPVIFKDNLCAAGMPAAWGNAELAQRAVERDEVPVAALRAAGAVILGKGNTPEFAVDGYTDNATFGPTRHPLDPALTPGGSSGGVVAAVASGMAVAGLATDGGGSIRRPAGYTGLWGLKPGIGVVRRGGGLPQVLLDLEVVGPITRSARDLELFHRVLTGQGAKAPGSCRILAVGLLSDAPCDPLIRDSFAATVNRLRALGHKVVEGALPVDLAPLNAVWSGIGEIGLAHLGRNDPAVLGSAAEKYRAMARAGAGASAVDLYEALTRIFALRETVRGLWGYDAVLMPTAAAMPWPADQAFPAQIDGQDVGPRGHAIYTGWVNAAGLPALAFPAAQVGEMPVGMQLIADQGGEGALLGVAAQLDAGQGT